A region of Paenimyroides aestuarii DNA encodes the following proteins:
- a CDS encoding mannose-1-phosphate guanylyltransferase has product MNKNYYAVLMAGGVGSRFWPVSTPEFPKQFHDMLGTGETLVQKTFTRLSRLIPKENILILTNDKYCDILKEQLPMITNEQIVLEPEMRNTAPCILYASLKIKKKNPNAVMIVAPSDHWIEDEVQFAANLQRAFDACEADQVLMTLGIIPTFPNTGYGYIEYNKLDTRQVKKVVQFREKPDYQTAKTFIQRRNFLWNSGIFVWNVQAILTAFEKFQPEMVQLFQSGYERFNTSNEQEFIIENYQKASNISIDYAVMEKADNVFVLPATFDWNDLGTWGSLYDKLPKDTCDNAVVNGNLFVENATNNIVRTNSNKLVVIGGLDDFIIVDKDDVLLIYPKKKEQDIKQIVAKINENKADT; this is encoded by the coding sequence ATGAATAAAAATTATTACGCCGTATTAATGGCAGGTGGCGTGGGATCGCGTTTTTGGCCTGTAAGTACCCCCGAATTTCCTAAACAGTTCCACGATATGTTGGGAACGGGCGAAACCTTGGTGCAGAAAACATTTACCCGTTTAAGCCGTTTAATACCAAAAGAAAATATTTTAATATTAACCAACGATAAATACTGCGACATTTTAAAAGAACAATTGCCCATGATTACCAATGAGCAAATTGTTTTAGAACCCGAAATGCGCAATACCGCACCGTGTATTTTATATGCTTCGCTAAAAATTAAAAAGAAAAACCCCAATGCAGTGATGATTGTGGCTCCGTCTGACCATTGGATTGAAGATGAAGTGCAGTTTGCAGCCAATTTGCAACGTGCGTTTGATGCGTGCGAAGCCGATCAGGTGTTAATGACTTTGGGGATTATTCCAACGTTTCCAAATACCGGTTATGGTTATATTGAATACAATAAATTAGATACCCGCCAAGTAAAAAAAGTGGTGCAATTTCGAGAGAAGCCTGATTATCAAACGGCTAAAACGTTTATACAACGCAGGAATTTTCTGTGGAATTCGGGGATTTTCGTTTGGAATGTGCAAGCTATTTTAACTGCTTTTGAGAAATTTCAACCCGAAATGGTGCAGTTGTTTCAATCGGGGTATGAACGGTTCAACACCTCTAACGAGCAAGAATTCATTATAGAAAATTACCAGAAGGCTTCAAACATTTCTATCGATTATGCCGTGATGGAAAAAGCAGATAATGTTTTTGTATTACCTGCCACTTTTGATTGGAACGATTTAGGTACATGGGGTTCTTTATACGACAAGTTGCCAAAGGATACTTGCGACAACGCAGTGGTAAACGGAAATTTGTTTGTGGAAAACGCTACCAATAATATCGTACGGACCAATTCAAACAAATTGGTGGTAATAGGTGGTTTAGACGATTTTATTATTGTAGATAAAGATGATGTTTTGTTGATTTATCCTAAAAAGAAAGAACAAGATATAAAACAAATAGTAGCAAAAATAAACGAAAACAAAGCGGACACTTAG
- a CDS encoding sensor histidine kinase, with translation MEKWQNSDTLLIWVVIIIGVMILLVGTLIGVFYISYKKVLRSKDEELKAKMEYQRSLLKVSLEAQENERMRIAADLHDNIISKLTIIRLKAVMGSRLQELDQLLGTAIDESRRISHELLPPLYEEKSLDDILLTVFKSWIKVYSIKHTIDVRTEKLIDKSIKLQTVRILQELLNNIHKHAKATHIHLMLRITDYCVVMLVKDNGMGFDTNCIRKGIGLKNIDSRAENLHAQYKYKSVKEKGTRFILFVTHGEDKTSIIR, from the coding sequence ATGGAAAAATGGCAGAATTCAGACACGCTGCTTATTTGGGTAGTTATCATTATTGGGGTAATGATACTGCTTGTAGGAACACTAATTGGGGTTTTTTACATATCATATAAGAAAGTACTTCGGTCAAAAGACGAAGAACTGAAAGCAAAAATGGAATACCAGCGTTCGCTTTTAAAAGTAAGTTTAGAAGCACAAGAAAACGAACGTATGCGTATCGCAGCCGATTTACACGACAACATCATCAGCAAGCTTACCATCATTCGCTTGAAGGCTGTTATGGGTTCTCGTTTGCAAGAATTAGATCAATTGCTGGGAACAGCCATTGATGAATCAAGGCGTATATCCCACGAGTTATTACCCCCATTGTATGAAGAAAAATCTTTAGACGATATCCTTCTCACAGTATTTAAAAGTTGGATAAAAGTGTACAGCATCAAGCATACGATTGATGTGCGCACGGAAAAATTGATCGATAAATCCATCAAACTGCAAACCGTGCGTATTTTGCAAGAACTGCTCAACAACATTCACAAGCATGCCAAAGCTACACATATCCATTTAATGCTTCGCATTACAGACTATTGCGTGGTAATGCTTGTAAAAGACAACGGTATGGGCTTTGATACCAATTGTATCAGAAAAGGCATCGGCTTAAAAAATATAGATTCGAGAGCAGAAAACCTACATGCCCAATACAAATACAAAAGCGTTAAAGAAAAAGGAACACGATTTATTTTATTTGTCACCCATGGAGAAGATAAAACTAGCATTATTAGATGA
- a CDS encoding response regulator — protein sequence MEKIKLALLDDDYLIVTLLKSFFEQHPRLQVVFDTTDGYELFTFLEKSPAAIDVLLLDLKMKTIDGLEVLKHVKTHCPDIKVIVVSSHYQDHTIGFMTKEGVAGFLPKGISPFELTEIIQHVHKNGFYLNKDQMDVLREQISPKVAKPCLESEDALTEREIEIVKLLCHQKTAKEIGELLFITQRTVEGHKNNVFSKIGVRNVAGLIIYALQKQIVTLEELALH from the coding sequence ATGGAGAAGATAAAACTAGCATTATTAGATGATGATTACTTAATTGTAACTTTACTGAAAAGTTTTTTTGAACAACACCCCCGTTTGCAGGTAGTGTTTGATACAACCGATGGCTATGAATTGTTTACTTTTTTAGAAAAATCTCCTGCAGCGATTGATGTGTTGCTGCTCGATTTAAAAATGAAAACTATTGATGGTTTAGAAGTTTTAAAACATGTGAAAACACATTGCCCCGATATAAAAGTTATAGTGGTATCGTCACATTATCAAGATCATACCATTGGATTTATGACCAAAGAAGGAGTGGCGGGGTTTTTACCAAAAGGAATATCCCCGTTTGAATTAACAGAAATTATTCAGCACGTTCACAAAAATGGTTTTTATTTAAACAAAGACCAAATGGATGTTTTGCGAGAACAAATTTCTCCCAAAGTTGCAAAACCTTGCCTTGAATCAGAGGATGCACTTACAGAGCGCGAAATTGAAATCGTTAAACTGCTTTGCCATCAAAAAACGGCCAAAGAAATTGGCGAACTGCTTTTTATTACCCAACGCACGGTTGAAGGTCATAAAAACAATGTTTTTTCTAAGATAGGCGTTCGCAATGTGGCCGGTTTAATTATATATGCTTTGCAAAAACAAATTGTAACCCTTGAAGAATTGGCCCTTCACTAA
- a CDS encoding response regulator transcription factor — translation MSGKLHVYTIINNPIFLEGIENLIKTKIAPSAIINHQDSLPLSNYTELKKNDKTTELLIYDVTKFSNKDFNQILQLMSLNAHFKVLIITSNINISDVKLLFEIGVMGIINNNVQPDQFVENLTKVINGKKVLSREYWDLIVDYFFHSVENLSLINEKKTSDNNNDVLLLAELTSREKEILGYICDGKSTREISEDLFLSLHTVETHRRKILHKMGVKNTAAMVKMAIKCNLYAL, via the coding sequence ATGAGTGGAAAATTACATGTTTATACAATTATTAACAATCCTATTTTTTTAGAAGGAATAGAAAATTTAATAAAAACTAAAATTGCTCCTAGTGCAATTATCAATCATCAAGACAGTTTACCTTTATCAAATTATACCGAATTAAAAAAGAATGATAAAACCACCGAGTTGCTTATTTATGATGTAACTAAGTTTTCAAATAAAGATTTTAATCAAATACTGCAATTAATGTCTTTAAATGCCCATTTTAAGGTACTTATCATCACATCAAATATCAACATAAGCGATGTGAAATTACTATTTGAAATTGGTGTGATGGGGATTATCAATAATAATGTTCAGCCCGATCAATTTGTAGAGAACCTTACCAAAGTAATCAACGGTAAAAAAGTACTTTCTCGCGAATATTGGGATTTAATTGTAGATTATTTCTTTCATTCGGTAGAGAATTTGAGTTTAATTAATGAAAAAAAAACAAGTGACAACAACAACGATGTTTTGCTATTGGCAGAATTAACTTCGAGAGAGAAAGAAATTTTAGGATACATTTGCGATGGTAAAAGCACCCGCGAAATATCTGAAGATTTATTTTTGAGTTTGCACACAGTGGAAACCCATCGACGAAAAATACTGCATAAAATGGGTGTGAAAAACACCGCCGCGATGGTAAAAATGGCCATAAAGTGCAATTTATACGCTTTATAG
- a CDS encoding carboxypeptidase regulatory-like domain-containing protein, with amino-acid sequence MKSIYYYIIIAFSLIFASCSEDTIDGNAQATLTGSVRLEASNEPLKNVKISTTPASTTVFTDEDGNFAIEGTLPMGTFSVRAELKGYVTEYQSITISEFEQKVHLVFEMVTDESLNNPPTVPVLVSPKNLATNLTNNVELEWECSDPDLDTLTYKLIFTNNRTNNRVEIPNISTKKITMTQLDFGTTYTWQVVASDSINSDVFSEAYQFTVRKNPEYRYHFVRKNLGSYSILATDLQEEISITAWSNATWKPRKNNVANKLAYLQTYNGQTHLFTADLDGQNELKISQTPLNGFRSDQLSFAWKADGSQFIFPSFDKLYQVNSNGTGQTQIYQTLNGHFITKCAWSNDGSKIAITTNDINGYQAKIIILDSNGNVLHTVLENVSGAVGGLDFDVTGNQLLYTHDVSGNEDWQYKQLDTRMYIYNITNNTHTDISAVSFKPMGSVDIDPIFSPNSSEIIFTNTSNDMISQRNIYKIDLNDNDVRTLIIANAEMADYE; translated from the coding sequence ATGAAATCTATCTACTACTACATAATTATCGCTTTTTCACTCATCTTTGCAAGTTGTAGCGAAGATACCATCGATGGAAATGCACAAGCAACATTAACGGGAAGTGTTCGTTTAGAAGCCTCTAATGAACCTTTAAAGAATGTAAAAATATCCACAACACCCGCTTCTACAACCGTTTTTACGGATGAAGACGGAAACTTTGCTATTGAAGGAACTTTGCCAATGGGAACTTTCTCGGTTCGTGCGGAATTAAAGGGATATGTTACCGAATACCAATCGATTACAATTAGTGAATTTGAACAAAAAGTGCATCTTGTTTTTGAAATGGTGACCGATGAATCACTGAACAACCCTCCTACTGTTCCCGTGCTTGTATCGCCTAAAAATTTGGCTACCAATTTAACCAACAATGTGGAATTGGAATGGGAATGTTCGGATCCTGATTTGGATACGTTGACTTATAAATTGATTTTTACCAACAACCGAACCAACAACCGTGTTGAAATTCCGAATATAAGTACCAAAAAAATCACTATGACCCAATTAGATTTTGGAACTACTTACACCTGGCAAGTGGTGGCTTCAGACAGTATTAACAGCGATGTTTTCAGTGAGGCTTATCAATTTACCGTGCGAAAAAACCCAGAATACCGCTATCATTTTGTGCGAAAAAATTTAGGCAGTTACTCTATATTGGCTACCGATTTGCAAGAAGAAATATCGATTACCGCTTGGAGCAATGCTACTTGGAAACCGAGAAAAAACAATGTGGCAAACAAATTGGCTTATCTGCAAACCTATAACGGACAAACCCATTTATTTACTGCAGATTTAGACGGGCAAAACGAGCTGAAAATAAGTCAAACCCCTTTAAACGGTTTTAGAAGCGATCAATTATCTTTTGCATGGAAAGCCGATGGCAGCCAATTTATCTTTCCAAGTTTTGACAAACTGTATCAAGTGAACAGCAATGGCACCGGGCAAACCCAGATATATCAAACGCTCAACGGACATTTTATTACAAAGTGTGCATGGAGCAACGATGGTTCAAAAATAGCTATTACTACGAACGATATAAATGGCTATCAAGCAAAAATAATAATCTTAGACAGCAATGGAAATGTATTGCATACGGTTTTAGAAAACGTATCCGGAGCCGTGGGTGGACTTGATTTTGATGTGACCGGCAATCAATTGCTTTATACACACGATGTTTCTGGAAACGAAGATTGGCAATACAAACAACTTGATACACGCATGTATATTTACAACATTACGAACAACACCCACACCGATATTTCAGCTGTGAGCTTTAAACCAATGGGGTCTGTTGATATTGACCCAATATTTTCACCAAATAGTTCGGAAATTATTTTCACGAATACCTCTAACGATATGATTTCGCAACGCAACATTTATAAAATTGATTTGAATGACAATGATGTGCGCACATTGATTATCGCAAATGCAGAAATGGCTGATTATGAATAA
- a CDS encoding CsgG/HfaB family protein, translating into MKLSTKNILLLLCLGGLFQACGVFFSPPAGVEYQSVIGEVTATEKDFKKLPKPQEPIVVGVYKFRDQTGQYKASATGANWSTAVPQGLTTILIKSLEDSKWFAPIERENIGNLLNERQIIRTTRQEYTNGQAKETLAPLLFAGILLEGGVISYDTNILTGGAGARYFGIGGSTEYRQDRITVYLRAVSTNSGKILKTIYTSKTILSQSVNASMFRYVDTERLMEAEVGVTNNEPVQMAVSEAINKAVYLLILEGIKDNVWNATNQDKSKADALLAEYTKEVAESTKRIPGKGDWDSNRRAKFSIGASVTANSLRGDYAPSTSQFGASGNFKYLFSDHFSLNAAYGYQNLSSDRYFKAQFTSLELDLEYLMLPFNNFTPYFSAGLGSFENITSKKGKIQLKSQFGAGLEYMVSPSVGIRGFGKYHVGFTDDWDEVISGKRNDHFLQFGMGVQVYLGK; encoded by the coding sequence ATGAAATTATCTACAAAAAATATACTGTTGCTGCTTTGCCTTGGTGGTCTTTTTCAGGCTTGTGGGGTATTTTTCTCGCCGCCCGCCGGTGTGGAATACCAATCGGTAATTGGTGAGGTTACAGCAACCGAAAAAGATTTTAAAAAACTGCCCAAACCACAAGAACCAATTGTCGTAGGGGTTTACAAGTTTAGAGATCAAACCGGGCAGTATAAAGCATCGGCCACCGGAGCCAACTGGAGTACAGCTGTTCCGCAGGGTTTAACCACTATCCTCATAAAATCGTTAGAAGACAGCAAGTGGTTTGCCCCAATTGAACGCGAAAACATTGGCAACCTTTTAAACGAACGCCAAATTATTAGAACCACCCGCCAGGAATATACCAACGGGCAAGCCAAAGAAACATTGGCACCACTGCTCTTTGCAGGCATTTTGCTAGAAGGCGGCGTGATTTCGTATGACACCAACATTTTAACAGGCGGTGCAGGTGCGCGGTATTTTGGTATAGGCGGATCTACTGAATACCGCCAAGACCGTATCACGGTTTATTTGCGTGCGGTTTCAACCAATTCGGGTAAAATTCTAAAAACCATTTACACTTCTAAAACCATTCTTTCGCAATCGGTTAATGCCAGCATGTTTCGATATGTGGATACCGAGCGTTTAATGGAAGCAGAAGTGGGCGTGACCAACAATGAACCCGTGCAAATGGCTGTGAGCGAAGCCATAAACAAAGCCGTTTATTTATTGATTTTAGAAGGAATTAAAGACAATGTATGGAACGCCACCAACCAAGACAAATCGAAAGCAGATGCTTTGTTGGCAGAATATACCAAAGAAGTGGCAGAAAGCACTAAAAGAATTCCCGGAAAAGGAGATTGGGACTCCAACCGCCGTGCAAAATTTTCGATAGGCGCATCGGTTACGGCAAACTCTTTGCGGGGTGATTATGCACCCTCTACTTCCCAGTTTGGTGCAAGCGGCAATTTTAAATACCTCTTTTCGGATCATTTTAGTTTAAACGCAGCTTATGGCTATCAAAATTTAAGTTCAGACCGCTATTTCAAGGCGCAATTCACTTCTTTGGAACTTGATTTGGAATATTTAATGTTGCCTTTCAACAATTTTACACCTTACTTTTCTGCTGGTTTGGGTTCTTTTGAAAATATCACATCCAAGAAAGGAAAAATACAATTAAAATCCCAATTCGGCGCAGGTTTGGAATATATGGTTTCGCCATCGGTTGGTATTCGCGGCTTTGGAAAATACCATGTGGGCTTTACTGATGATTGGGACGAAGTAATTTCGGGCAAAAGAAACGATCATTTTTTACAATTTGGAATGGGCGTGCAGGTTTATCTTGGAAAATAA